A single genomic interval of Bradyrhizobium sp. AZCC 1693 harbors:
- a CDS encoding transposase — MAYCLGERGLRSTVAWATSVGLVDISNVALLYRLRQCGDWFAMLVGQVLAATAPSASRGRMIRIIDATSVPKKGSEARKKNKVWRIHSAFDLPQERFGHFELTDQRAGETLDRIPAVAGEIRLADRAYLQPDRMATLLEAGADLVIRAGWKSARWLDAEGEVFDLLAALRKAAVRGLIDRPIWVKRKRGAPLALRLVAIKKPVQAAADARRKARRDAQRGGHQLSKQTLEAAEWVILITSLKPKDFATADVLALYRLRWRIELGFKRLKSLIGLKGPPGTDEGSARPHVLAHLLAILLLEPFIDELEVSPRLAEAA, encoded by the coding sequence TTGGCTTACTGTCTGGGCGAGCGCGGATTGCGCTCGACCGTTGCATGGGCGACATCGGTAGGTCTTGTCGATATTTCCAACGTGGCTCTGCTATATCGACTGCGTCAGTGCGGGGACTGGTTCGCAATGCTGGTGGGTCAGGTACTTGCGGCCACTGCCCCGTCAGCGAGCCGGGGACGAATGATCCGCATCATCGATGCCACTTCGGTGCCGAAGAAAGGATCGGAGGCCAGGAAGAAGAACAAGGTGTGGCGCATCCACAGCGCGTTCGATCTGCCGCAGGAACGCTTTGGCCACTTCGAACTGACCGATCAGCGGGCGGGCGAGACGCTCGACCGGATACCGGCGGTGGCTGGAGAGATCCGCCTTGCCGATCGCGCCTATTTGCAACCGGACCGCATGGCGACCCTGCTCGAAGCCGGAGCGGACCTCGTGATCCGGGCCGGCTGGAAGAGCGCGCGCTGGCTCGATGCCGAAGGTGAGGTGTTCGATCTCCTCGCCGCGTTGCGCAAGGCGGCAGTCCGCGGGCTGATCGATCGGCCGATCTGGGTAAAACGCAAGCGCGGCGCACCTCTCGCCTTGCGTCTGGTCGCCATCAAGAAGCCGGTGCAGGCGGCTGCCGACGCGCGACGCAAGGCGCGCCGCGACGCACAGCGAGGCGGTCACCAACTCTCGAAGCAAACGCTCGAGGCCGCCGAATGGGTGATCCTGATCACCTCACTCAAGCCCAAGGACTTCGCAACCGCCGATGTCCTGGCCCTATATCGCCTTCGATGGCGGATCGAACTCGGCTTCAAACGATTGAAGAGTCTGATCGGCCTGAAGGGACCGCCAGGAACCGATGAAGGCTCCGCCAGACCCCACGTTCTGGCTCATCTATTGGCCATTCTGCTGCTCGAGCCGTTCATCGACGAACTCGAGGTCTCTCCCCGCTTGGCCGAAGCCGCCTGA
- a CDS encoding adenylate/guanylate cyclase domain-containing protein, with translation MAALSREQLTASVRGISLRQVRLVSGMVLFAYLVSHFLNHALGNVSMEALAGGVYLHTLFWQFLPVAILFYVACLVHTALGIWALYERRQFRWKAIEPLQLVLGLSVPMLVIAHIIGVRLGQTLYGHEKLYPQVLFLHWVSAPYRIWLMLAVMTIAWVHGCIGLYLWLRMKAFFKRAAPFLLAAAVLIPTLAMLGFYQGGRNVVDNDSREWRAENLTQRQVGTREQQAVLDRITDYALIFYLGLLGIALLAKGARAVNERRRGMVSLSYGNGRTVRVPKGLSVLEASLRNNVPHASVCGGRARCSTCRIRIIGDCSALPEPSQREAFVLGRVGTSDPSIRLACQLRPATDLSFFQLFLPHTAADGHGSNPTRIGQERYLVNMFVDMRGSTKLAEKRLPFDTVFIVNRFLGAVSQAVLASGGMPNQFVGDGMLALFGLSTSRQEACRQALRAAAMIAANVDELNKFLEHDLREPIRFGIGINGGEVIVGDIGYRDHMVFTALGDAVNVAARLQDMTKSLTCEVVVSDEVRATAGLAADALPQHDVEIRGRNEPMIVRTITDARTLPALVNEEQSAAA, from the coding sequence ATGGCCGCTCTTTCCCGAGAACAACTGACGGCATCCGTCCGCGGCATCAGCCTCCGGCAGGTCCGCCTCGTCAGCGGCATGGTGCTGTTCGCCTATCTGGTCAGCCATTTTCTCAACCACGCGCTCGGCAATGTCTCGATGGAAGCGCTGGCGGGCGGAGTCTACCTCCACACCTTGTTCTGGCAGTTCCTCCCGGTCGCAATCCTGTTCTACGTCGCGTGCCTGGTGCATACCGCGCTCGGCATCTGGGCGCTCTACGAACGCCGCCAATTCCGCTGGAAGGCGATCGAGCCGCTGCAGCTGGTGCTCGGCCTGAGCGTGCCGATGCTGGTGATCGCCCATATCATCGGCGTGCGGCTCGGCCAGACGCTGTACGGGCATGAGAAGCTCTATCCGCAGGTGCTTTTTCTGCACTGGGTTTCGGCGCCGTACCGGATCTGGCTGATGCTCGCGGTCATGACCATCGCCTGGGTGCACGGCTGCATCGGCCTCTATCTCTGGCTCCGGATGAAGGCGTTCTTCAAACGCGCCGCGCCGTTTCTGCTCGCAGCCGCCGTGCTGATTCCGACGCTGGCCATGCTCGGCTTCTATCAGGGCGGCCGCAACGTCGTCGACAATGACAGCCGCGAATGGCGGGCGGAAAACCTGACGCAGCGCCAGGTCGGGACGCGCGAGCAGCAGGCGGTGCTCGATCGCATCACCGACTACGCCCTGATCTTCTATCTCGGATTGCTCGGCATCGCGCTGCTGGCCAAGGGCGCCCGCGCCGTCAATGAGCGCCGCCGCGGCATGGTCAGCCTGTCCTATGGCAACGGCCGAACGGTCCGCGTGCCCAAGGGCCTCAGCGTGCTGGAAGCGAGCCTGCGCAACAACGTGCCGCATGCCAGCGTATGCGGCGGCCGCGCGCGCTGCTCGACCTGCCGCATCCGCATCATCGGCGACTGCAGCGCGTTGCCCGAGCCCTCGCAGCGCGAAGCGTTCGTGCTCGGCCGGGTCGGCACGTCGGATCCGTCGATCAGGCTCGCCTGCCAGTTGCGGCCGGCCACCGATCTGTCGTTCTTCCAGCTCTTCCTGCCGCACACGGCCGCCGACGGCCACGGCTCGAACCCGACGCGGATCGGACAGGAACGCTATCTCGTCAACATGTTCGTCGATATGCGCGGCTCGACCAAGCTTGCGGAAAAGCGCCTGCCGTTCGACACCGTCTTCATCGTCAACCGCTTCCTCGGCGCGGTGTCGCAGGCGGTGCTGGCGAGCGGCGGCATGCCGAACCAGTTCGTCGGTGACGGCATGCTGGCGCTGTTCGGGCTTTCGACCTCCAGGCAGGAAGCCTGCCGCCAGGCGTTGCGCGCGGCGGCGATGATCGCGGCCAATGTCGACGAGTTGAATAAATTTCTCGAGCATGATCTGCGCGAGCCGATCCGCTTCGGCATCGGCATCAATGGCGGCGAAGTGATCGTCGGCGATATCGGGTACCGCGACCACATGGTGTTCACTGCGCTCGGCGACGCCGTCAATGTTGCGGCGCGGCTGCAGGACATGACCAAGAGCCTTACATGCGAGGTCGTCGTGTCGGACGAAGTTCGCGCAACCGCCGGCCTCGCCGCCGATGCATTGCCGCAGCATGACGTCGAGATCCGCGGACGCAACGAGCCGATGATCGTGCGCACGATTACCGATGCGCGAACGTTGCCGGCGCTGGTTAACGAAGAGCAAAGCGCCGCGGCCTGA
- a CDS encoding cold-shock protein, whose amino-acid sequence MAKGTVKWFNPTKGYGFIQPSSGGKDVFVHISAVEKAGLSTLNEGQTVEYEEIANRGKTSAENLKV is encoded by the coding sequence ATGGCTAAAGGTACGGTGAAGTGGTTCAATCCAACCAAGGGTTACGGATTCATCCAACCCTCGAGCGGCGGCAAGGACGTGTTCGTTCATATTTCGGCAGTTGAGAAAGCTGGTCTTTCGACACTCAATGAAGGGCAGACCGTCGAATACGAAGAGATCGCCAACCGGGGCAAGACTTCGGCCGAGAACCTCAAGGTTTAG
- the putA gene encoding bifunctional proline dehydrogenase/L-glutamate gamma-semialdehyde dehydrogenase PutA, producing MPQSPLPPFSAPYAPDDRALATRLLRAARLDAAQEERVDRTAARLIEAIRANDDPLGGVEDMLREFALSTKEGLALMVLAEALLRVPDARTADQFIEDKLAQGDFIHHETRSSAFLVNASAWALGMSARVIQPGETPQGTIGRLTKRLGAPAVRAATRQAMRLMGNHFVLGETIEAALSRAQPHSSRHQRYSFDMLGEGARTADDAARYFNSYSSAIEAIGRTADDRPLPDRPGISVKLSALHPRFEAVSRARVMSELVPRLIDLARQAKSHDLNFTVDAEEADRLELSLDVIAAALGDSSLAGWDGFGLAIQAYQKRASDVIDYVDGLARSLDRKMMVRLVKGAYWDTEIKRAQERGLDGYPVFTRKAMTDLNYVACAQQLLALRPRIFPQFATHNALTVATILELATDQSGFEFQRLHGMGEALYAKLGEDRPDIAHRTYAPVGSYRDLLAYLVRRLLENGANSSFVALAADEAVPVSQLLRRPADIIGSAENAAHPKIPLPRGLYGPKRKNSRGIEFGERTALEQLVSTVAATPIQGPGSVADATASEANAAILAARDGFKRWTRTLAETRAAALEKAAEMLERRAAHFIALLQREGGKTLDDSISEVREAVDFCRYYAAQGRELFGEGKAMPGPTGESNMLCLRGRGVFVAISPWNFPLAIFLGQVAAALMAGNAVVAKPAEQTPLIAAEAIRLLHEAGVPAPALHIVVGDGRIGGALVAHPDIAGVVFTGSTEVARTINRTLAAKDGPIVPLIAETGGINAMIVDATALPEQVADDVVTSAFRSAGQRCSALRLLFLQDDVADRMIEMIAGAARELVIGDPSDPATHIGPVIDTEAKQRLDAHIERMKQEARMHFAGSAPQGNYVAPHIFELSDAGQLTEEIFGPVLHVVRYRADRFDQVLQSVERSGYGLTLGIHSRIDDTVEDAIDRLQVGNIYVNRNMIGAVVGVQPFGGHGLSGTGPKAGGPHYLARFATEQTVTVNTAAAGGNAALMSGEE from the coding sequence ATTCCTCAGTCGCCTCTTCCGCCCTTCAGCGCGCCCTACGCGCCCGACGACCGTGCACTAGCCACCCGCCTGCTTCGGGCCGCCCGGCTGGATGCGGCGCAGGAAGAGCGCGTCGATCGCACGGCGGCCCGGCTGATCGAGGCCATCAGGGCCAATGACGATCCGCTCGGCGGCGTCGAGGACATGCTGCGCGAGTTTGCGCTGTCGACCAAGGAAGGGCTGGCGCTAATGGTGCTGGCGGAAGCGCTGCTGCGGGTGCCGGACGCCCGCACCGCCGACCAGTTCATCGAGGACAAGCTCGCCCAGGGCGACTTCATCCATCACGAAACCAGGTCGAGCGCGTTCCTGGTCAATGCCTCGGCGTGGGCGCTCGGCATGTCGGCCCGCGTGATCCAGCCGGGCGAGACACCGCAGGGGACCATCGGGCGCCTCACCAAGCGGCTGGGCGCGCCTGCGGTGCGGGCGGCGACGCGACAGGCGATGCGGCTGATGGGCAATCATTTCGTGCTCGGCGAGACCATCGAGGCGGCGCTGTCGCGGGCGCAGCCGCATTCCTCGCGCCATCAACGCTACTCCTTCGACATGCTCGGCGAAGGCGCGCGCACCGCCGATGATGCCGCGCGCTATTTCAATTCCTATTCAAGCGCGATCGAGGCGATCGGACGCACAGCCGATGACCGCCCCCTCCCCGACCGGCCCGGTATCTCGGTCAAGCTCTCCGCATTGCATCCGCGCTTCGAGGCTGTGAGCCGCGCGCGGGTGATGAGCGAACTGGTCCCGCGCCTGATCGATCTCGCCCGGCAGGCCAAATCCCATGATCTCAACTTCACTGTTGATGCCGAGGAAGCGGACCGGCTGGAATTGTCGCTCGACGTGATAGCGGCAGCGCTCGGCGATTCATCGCTTGCAGGCTGGGACGGCTTTGGGCTGGCGATCCAGGCCTATCAGAAGCGCGCCTCCGACGTGATCGACTACGTCGATGGCCTCGCACGCAGCCTCGACCGCAAAATGATGGTGCGGCTGGTGAAGGGCGCCTATTGGGACACCGAGATCAAGCGCGCGCAGGAACGCGGGCTCGATGGCTATCCCGTGTTCACCCGCAAGGCGATGACGGATCTGAACTACGTCGCCTGCGCGCAGCAATTGCTGGCGCTGCGGCCGCGGATTTTTCCGCAGTTCGCCACGCATAATGCGCTGACGGTCGCGACCATCCTCGAACTGGCAACGGACCAGAGCGGATTCGAATTCCAGCGCCTGCACGGCATGGGCGAGGCGCTCTATGCGAAGCTCGGCGAAGACCGCCCCGACATCGCCCATCGCACCTACGCGCCTGTCGGCAGCTACCGCGATCTCCTGGCCTATCTGGTGCGGCGATTGCTGGAGAATGGCGCCAACTCATCCTTTGTCGCGCTCGCCGCCGACGAGGCGGTGCCGGTGTCGCAATTGCTGCGGCGTCCGGCCGATATCATCGGTAGTGCCGAAAACGCCGCGCATCCCAAAATCCCGCTGCCCCGCGGTCTCTACGGACCCAAACGAAAAAATTCCCGCGGAATTGAATTCGGTGAGCGAACGGCGCTGGAGCAACTCGTTTCAACTGTCGCCGCCACACCAATACAAGGGCCGGGAAGCGTCGCCGATGCGACAGCGAGCGAAGCCAATGCGGCGATACTGGCTGCGCGCGACGGCTTCAAGCGCTGGACCCGAACGCTTGCCGAGACACGCGCGGCGGCGCTGGAGAAGGCCGCCGAGATGCTGGAGCGGCGCGCGGCGCATTTCATCGCGCTGCTGCAACGTGAAGGCGGCAAGACACTCGATGATTCGATCTCGGAAGTCCGCGAGGCCGTGGATTTCTGCCGCTACTATGCTGCGCAGGGGCGCGAGTTGTTCGGCGAGGGCAAGGCGATGCCGGGCCCGACGGGCGAGAGCAACATGCTCTGCCTGCGCGGCCGTGGCGTCTTCGTCGCGATCTCGCCGTGGAATTTTCCGCTAGCGATCTTCCTGGGCCAGGTCGCGGCGGCCTTGATGGCGGGCAACGCGGTTGTTGCGAAGCCCGCCGAGCAGACGCCGCTGATCGCGGCCGAAGCCATCCGCCTGTTGCATGAAGCCGGCGTGCCGGCACCCGCGCTGCATATCGTGGTGGGTGACGGCCGGATCGGCGGCGCGCTGGTGGCGCATCCCGATATCGCCGGCGTCGTTTTCACCGGCTCGACCGAAGTCGCCCGCACGATCAACCGTACGCTCGCCGCCAAGGATGGACCAATCGTGCCGCTGATCGCCGAGACCGGCGGCATCAATGCGATGATCGTCGATGCCACCGCCCTGCCCGAGCAAGTTGCCGACGATGTCGTGACCTCGGCGTTCCGTTCGGCCGGTCAACGCTGCTCGGCGCTGCGATTGTTGTTCCTGCAGGACGATGTCGCCGACCGCATGATCGAGATGATTGCGGGCGCGGCGCGCGAACTCGTCATCGGCGATCCCTCCGATCCCGCCACCCATATCGGCCCGGTGATCGACACTGAGGCCAAGCAGCGGCTGGACGCGCATATCGAACGCATGAAGCAGGAAGCCCGGATGCACTTCGCGGGCAGCGCACCCCAAGGCAACTACGTCGCGCCGCATATCTTCGAATTGTCCGACGCCGGCCAGCTCACGGAGGAAATATTCGGCCCGGTGCTGCATGTGGTGCGCTACCGCGCCGACCGCTTCGACCAGGTGCTGCAATCGGTCGAGCGTTCGGGCTACGGGCTCACCCTCGGCATCCATTCCCGGATCGACGATACGGTGGAGGACGCGATCGATCGGCTCCAGGTCGGCAACATCTATGTCAACCGCAACATGATCGGCGCGGTCGTCGGCGTGCAGCCGTTCGGCGGCCATGGTTTGTCAGGGACGGGGCCCAAGGCCGGCGGGCCGCATTACCTCGCGCGCTTTGCAACCGAACAGACGGTGACCGTCAACACGGCGGCAGCCGGCGGAAATGCAGCGCTGATGTCCGGCGAGGAGTAG